One Streptomyces fagopyri DNA window includes the following coding sequences:
- a CDS encoding alpha-galactosidase D yields the protein MRSSSYPVLPTRALRGLVVLALTAGVATTAPAAHAGPAPSAPASARTTAAAEAAKPYMGWSSWSMQSSKYPGLNPDGDYSYLTEANVLKQTDALAAKLKKYGYDHVNIDAGWWMDKTWKTGFDQYGRQTPDPVRFPHGMKSVADHIHSKGLKAGIYLPVGLEKGAYGDGKVPIWNAPGCTTADVVYADLRTTNGWDNAYKLDFGNPCAQKYIDSQAQQFADWGYDFLKLDGVGPGSFKSGDNYNNVADVSAWQKAIATAGRPIHLELSWSLDIGHAADWKQYSNGWRIDTDVECYCNTLVTWENSVNDRWDDAPAWSRKAGPGGWNDLDAVDVGNGEMDGLTKAERQSYMTLWAINKSPLFTGDDITKLDSYGVSLLTNKEVIAVDQNDSPVARPVTPVGDQQVWGTKNSDGSYTVALFNLGDAPASVTADWAAFGFTGNASVRDLWNKSNLGTHKNRITEALPAHGSRLFTVKPGGSALTTTSYEAEATANTLSGSASVAGCDACSGGKKVGNLYTGGKLRINDVTVKKDGIYTVEVAYVSGDPRSVTVLSNSGNGTSLKFPSTGDWGTAETVSVQLALKAGSNSITFDSGSGYAPDIDRIVVPQSV from the coding sequence ATGCGGTCATCCTCGTACCCCGTCCTGCCCACCCGCGCCCTGAGAGGCCTGGTCGTCCTCGCGCTCACCGCGGGCGTCGCGACCACCGCGCCGGCCGCGCACGCCGGCCCGGCACCCTCCGCTCCCGCCTCCGCCAGGACCACCGCCGCGGCGGAGGCCGCCAAGCCGTACATGGGCTGGTCGAGTTGGAGCATGCAGTCGTCGAAGTACCCCGGCCTCAACCCGGACGGCGACTACAGCTACCTCACCGAGGCGAACGTCCTCAAGCAGACGGACGCCCTCGCCGCCAAGCTCAAGAAGTACGGCTACGACCACGTCAACATCGACGCCGGCTGGTGGATGGACAAGACCTGGAAGACCGGCTTCGACCAGTACGGCCGGCAGACCCCGGACCCGGTCCGTTTCCCGCACGGCATGAAGTCGGTCGCCGACCACATCCACTCCAAGGGCCTCAAGGCGGGTATCTACCTGCCCGTCGGCCTGGAGAAGGGGGCCTACGGCGACGGCAAGGTGCCGATCTGGAACGCCCCGGGCTGCACCACCGCCGACGTCGTCTACGCGGACCTGCGCACCACCAACGGCTGGGACAACGCCTACAAGCTGGACTTCGGCAACCCGTGCGCGCAGAAGTACATCGACTCACAGGCGCAGCAGTTCGCCGACTGGGGTTACGACTTCCTCAAACTGGACGGCGTGGGCCCCGGCTCGTTCAAGTCCGGTGACAACTACAACAACGTGGCCGACGTCTCCGCCTGGCAGAAGGCCATCGCCACCGCCGGGCGCCCGATCCACCTCGAACTCTCCTGGTCGCTCGACATCGGCCACGCCGCCGACTGGAAGCAGTACTCCAACGGCTGGCGCATCGACACCGACGTCGAGTGCTACTGCAACACCCTGGTCACCTGGGAGAACTCGGTCAACGACCGGTGGGACGACGCACCGGCGTGGAGCCGCAAGGCCGGCCCGGGCGGCTGGAACGACCTGGACGCCGTCGATGTCGGCAACGGTGAGATGGACGGCCTCACCAAGGCCGAGCGGCAGAGCTACATGACCCTGTGGGCCATCAACAAGTCCCCGCTGTTCACCGGTGACGACATCACCAAGCTGGACAGCTACGGCGTCTCCCTGCTGACCAACAAGGAGGTCATCGCCGTCGACCAGAACGACTCGCCCGTCGCGCGTCCGGTCACCCCGGTCGGCGACCAGCAGGTCTGGGGCACCAAGAACTCCGACGGCAGTTACACCGTCGCCCTCTTCAACCTCGGCGACGCGCCGGCCTCCGTCACCGCCGACTGGGCGGCGTTCGGATTCACCGGTAACGCCTCCGTGCGCGACCTGTGGAACAAGTCGAACCTCGGGACGCACAAGAACAGGATCACCGAGGCGCTTCCCGCCCACGGCTCGCGGCTGTTCACCGTCAAGCCCGGCGGCAGCGCGCTGACGACCACGAGCTACGAGGCCGAGGCGACCGCCAACACCCTGTCGGGCAGCGCCTCCGTCGCCGGATGCGACGCCTGCTCCGGCGGCAAGAAGGTCGGCAACCTGTACACCGGCGGCAAGCTGCGGATCAACGACGTCACGGTGAAGAAGGACGGCATCTACACGGTCGAGGTGGCCTACGTCAGCGGCGACCCCCGCTCGGTGACGGTCCTGTCCAACAGCGGCAACGGCACCAGCCTGAAGTTCCCGTCCACGGGTGACTGGGGCACGGCCGAGACCGTCAGCGTGCAGCTGGCACTCAAGGCGGGCTCCAACAGCATCACCTTCGACAGCGGCAGCGGATACGCCCCCGACATCGACAGGATCGTCGTTCCGCAGTCCGTCTGA
- a CDS encoding glycosyl hydrolase family 95 catalytic domain-containing protein: MDIQHTEPRDNTPSRRGFLALAAAAGVATALGALPAFSASAAPGRPAESPLLSPADAARNQLWWQAPGSARSMIEQGLPVGNGRLGALVSNDPADELLMITDATLWTGHLNDKLQSDGQFPYGRDDFGSLTLLARLDVTIPDHDLGNVDNYRRTLDLAQGLVTTSYDVSGVTYRRQIFASRPDDAIVLHFSQRGGGSYTGTVSLAGTHGESTTANSAGRYASFGAALPNGLKYGAAVTAYSSTGRVRVDGTSIAFDGCKDLTVVVSGGTNYAPDAGAKFRDPALVPERLARTKVLNAAGHSASTLLHTHVADFRAVFGQLDIDLGTSSAAQRELDTWERIQARHRDDLPDPELEAAYLQFGRYLMISGSRGSLPMGLQGPWLAGNDPDWMADYHTDINIQMNYWMADRAGLSGAFDALTDYCLAQLSSWTDVTRRLFNDPSNRYRNSSGKIAGWTVAISTNPYGGGGWWWHPAGNAWLCQSLFEHYEYTQDRTYLKKIYPLLKGAVEFWESRLVTTTVTDASGASREVLVADSDWSPEQGPLDAKGITYAQELVWNLFGNFRTATGVLARDAAYSKTVDGLRKRLYLPVVSPKTGWLEEWMSPDNLGETTHRHLSPLIGLFPGDRIRPDDSTPKDIVDGATALLTARGMNSFGWANAWRSLCWARLKNAEKAYQLVVNNLKPSSGGSNGSAMNLFDIYEVEQGRGIFQIDANFGTPAAIVEMLVYSRPGHVELLPALPAAWAASGSVAGVGVRGGFVADLSWKNGKVTRATLKSVGGRETTVVAGGAARKISLTPGESVTLRNLG, encoded by the coding sequence GTGGACATCCAGCACACCGAACCACGCGACAACACGCCCAGTCGCAGGGGCTTCCTCGCCCTCGCCGCCGCTGCCGGCGTGGCCACCGCTCTCGGAGCCCTGCCCGCCTTCAGCGCCTCGGCGGCTCCCGGGCGTCCCGCCGAGTCGCCTCTGCTGTCCCCGGCCGACGCCGCGAGGAACCAGCTGTGGTGGCAGGCTCCCGGCTCCGCCCGTTCGATGATCGAGCAGGGGCTGCCGGTGGGGAACGGTCGCCTCGGGGCGCTCGTGAGCAACGACCCCGCCGACGAACTCCTGATGATCACCGACGCCACCCTGTGGACCGGCCATCTCAACGACAAGCTGCAGAGCGACGGCCAGTTCCCCTACGGGCGCGACGACTTCGGCTCCCTCACGCTGCTGGCCAGGCTCGACGTCACGATCCCCGACCACGACCTGGGCAACGTCGACAACTACCGTCGCACCCTCGACCTGGCCCAGGGCCTGGTCACCACCTCGTACGACGTCTCGGGCGTGACCTACCGGCGGCAGATCTTCGCCAGCCGCCCCGACGACGCCATCGTCCTGCACTTCTCCCAGCGCGGCGGCGGGTCCTACACCGGCACCGTCTCCCTCGCCGGCACGCACGGCGAGTCCACCACCGCCAACAGCGCCGGGCGCTACGCGTCGTTCGGCGCCGCCCTCCCCAACGGCCTCAAGTACGGCGCCGCCGTCACCGCGTACAGCAGCACGGGCAGGGTCCGCGTCGACGGTACGTCCATCGCCTTCGACGGCTGCAAGGACCTCACGGTCGTCGTCAGCGGCGGCACGAACTACGCCCCCGACGCCGGGGCGAAGTTCCGCGACCCGGCCCTGGTCCCGGAGCGTCTCGCGAGGACCAAGGTCCTGAACGCGGCGGGTCACTCGGCGAGCACCCTGCTCCACACCCATGTCGCCGACTTCCGGGCCGTGTTCGGACAGCTGGACATCGACCTGGGTACGTCGTCCGCCGCGCAGCGCGAACTGGACACCTGGGAGCGGATACAGGCACGCCACCGCGACGACCTCCCGGACCCGGAACTGGAGGCCGCCTACCTGCAGTTCGGCCGCTATCTCATGATCTCGGGGTCGCGGGGCAGCCTGCCGATGGGTCTCCAGGGCCCGTGGCTGGCCGGCAACGACCCCGACTGGATGGCGGATTACCACACCGACATCAACATCCAGATGAACTACTGGATGGCTGACCGGGCGGGTCTGTCCGGCGCCTTCGACGCCCTCACGGACTACTGTCTCGCGCAGCTGTCGTCGTGGACCGACGTCACCCGGCGGCTGTTCAACGACCCGTCCAACCGCTATCGCAACTCCAGCGGGAAGATCGCCGGCTGGACCGTGGCGATCTCGACCAACCCCTACGGCGGGGGCGGCTGGTGGTGGCACCCGGCCGGCAACGCCTGGCTCTGCCAGAGCCTGTTCGAACACTACGAGTATACTCAGGACCGTACCTACCTGAAGAAGATCTACCCGCTCCTCAAGGGCGCCGTGGAGTTCTGGGAGTCCCGCCTCGTCACCACGACCGTCACGGACGCGTCCGGTGCCTCGCGTGAGGTCCTGGTCGCCGACAGCGACTGGTCGCCCGAGCAGGGTCCGCTGGACGCCAAGGGCATCACCTACGCCCAGGAACTCGTGTGGAACCTCTTCGGCAACTTCCGCACCGCGACCGGGGTACTCGCCAGGGACGCCGCCTACAGCAAGACCGTCGACGGTCTCCGCAAGCGCCTGTACCTGCCCGTCGTCAGTCCCAAGACCGGCTGGCTGGAGGAGTGGATGTCGCCCGACAACCTCGGCGAGACCACGCACCGGCATCTCTCCCCGCTCATCGGTCTCTTCCCCGGTGACCGGATCCGCCCGGACGACTCCACGCCGAAGGACATCGTCGACGGGGCGACCGCCCTCCTCACCGCGCGCGGCATGAACAGCTTCGGCTGGGCCAACGCCTGGCGCAGCCTGTGCTGGGCGCGACTGAAGAACGCGGAGAAGGCCTACCAGTTGGTGGTCAACAACCTCAAGCCGTCGTCGGGCGGCAGCAACGGCAGCGCGATGAACCTCTTCGACATCTACGAGGTCGAGCAGGGCCGCGGCATCTTCCAGATCGACGCGAATTTCGGCACCCCGGCGGCGATCGTGGAGATGCTGGTCTACTCGCGTCCCGGCCACGTCGAACTGCTGCCCGCGCTGCCCGCCGCATGGGCGGCGTCCGGCTCGGTGGCGGGCGTGGGTGTCCGCGGCGGCTTCGTCGCCGACCTCAGCTGGAAGAACGGCAAGGTCACCCGGGCGACGCTGAAGAGCGTCGGCGGCCGTGAAACCACGGTCGTCGCGGGCGGCGCCGCACGGAAGATCAGCCTCACGCCCGGTGAGTCCGTCACGCTGCGGAACCTCGGATGA
- a CDS encoding SGNH/GDSL hydrolase family protein, with protein sequence MSTASYRRRAVGVLSALVLVLCGPVTASSTAQAEQVAPPPAKVPTAVAHPAAAQGRHSVVTWGASADRQGAGPADRSYRLIVRTSVGGTHLRIRLSNAFGDHPVTFASAYAGLRKQGAELVHGSNRRLSFAGGAPSVTVPAGQVVLSDPLPGKLAARSDLVISLYVTGAEGPTTGHGMAMQTNYATAGDHAAEEGAANWTDPMGSWYWLDAVDVETSTAVGSVVTLGDSITDGWASTTDGNRRWPDYLAQRLQAVPGIPVKGVANEGISGNKVLADGAGQAALNRLDRDVLSQPGVRTVFLFEGINDIKAHSGVTVDDMIAGYRKIIDRAHAAGKCVVGATVMPFKDWSEYDAASEAVRQGVNEWIRTSGALDGVTDFDRITRSPYDPQRILPFFDGGDHLHPNDKGMQAMADAVDLGSLTSC encoded by the coding sequence ATGAGCACGGCCTCGTACCGCCGTCGCGCGGTGGGTGTCCTCTCGGCCCTGGTCCTCGTCCTGTGCGGACCCGTGACCGCCTCGTCGACGGCGCAGGCGGAGCAGGTGGCCCCACCGCCGGCGAAGGTGCCGACGGCGGTGGCGCACCCGGCCGCCGCGCAGGGCAGACACTCCGTCGTCACCTGGGGTGCCAGTGCCGACCGGCAGGGCGCCGGGCCGGCCGACCGCAGCTACCGCCTGATCGTGCGCACCAGTGTCGGCGGCACCCATCTGCGGATCCGGCTGTCCAACGCCTTCGGCGACCACCCGGTGACCTTCGCCAGCGCCTACGCGGGCCTGCGCAAACAGGGTGCGGAACTGGTCCACGGCTCCAACCGGCGGCTCTCCTTCGCCGGCGGAGCCCCGTCCGTGACCGTCCCGGCCGGCCAGGTGGTGCTCAGCGATCCGCTGCCGGGGAAACTCGCCGCCCGCAGCGATCTGGTGATCAGCCTCTATGTGACGGGCGCCGAGGGACCGACGACCGGTCACGGCATGGCCATGCAGACCAACTACGCGACCGCGGGCGACCACGCCGCCGAGGAGGGCGCGGCCAACTGGACCGATCCGATGGGCTCCTGGTACTGGCTGGACGCCGTCGACGTGGAGACGTCCACGGCGGTGGGCTCGGTGGTGACGCTCGGTGACTCCATCACCGACGGCTGGGCCTCGACCACGGACGGCAACCGCCGCTGGCCCGACTATCTCGCCCAGCGGCTGCAAGCGGTGCCGGGCATTCCCGTGAAGGGAGTGGCGAACGAGGGGATCTCGGGCAACAAGGTGCTCGCGGACGGTGCCGGACAGGCCGCGCTGAACCGGCTGGACCGTGACGTGCTGTCCCAGCCCGGGGTGCGGACGGTGTTCCTGTTCGAAGGCATCAACGACATCAAGGCCCACTCCGGCGTCACGGTGGACGACATGATCGCCGGCTACCGGAAGATCATCGACCGTGCGCACGCGGCGGGCAAGTGTGTCGTCGGAGCGACCGTCATGCCGTTCAAGGACTGGTCCGAGTACGACGCGGCGTCCGAGGCGGTGCGGCAGGGCGTCAACGAGTGGATCAGGACCAGCGGCGCCCTCGACGGTGTGACGGACTTCGACAGGATCACCCGCAGTCCCTACGACCCGCAGCGCATCCTGCCGTTCTTCGACGGCGGCGATCACCTGCACCCCAACGACAAGGGGATGCAGGCGATGGCCGACGCGGTCGATCTCGGGAGCCTGACCTCCTGCTGA
- a CDS encoding coagulation factor 5/8 type domain-containing protein encodes MPSTPTEAQDPGPSPVARRSVLGAMAGAAAAPGLLGLSSPASAAPAAPVKQPQALPGGGDLGPNVIVFDPSTAGIQSRLDQVFRQQESAQFGTGRFALLFKPGTYNGLNAQLGFYTSIAGLGLSPDDTTINGDVTVDAGWFNGNATQNFWRSAENLALSPVNGTNRWAVAQAAPFRRMHIKGGLNLAPSGYGWASGGYIADSRVDGSVGPYSQQQWYTRDSSVGGWANAVWNMVFSGVQGAPAQSFPNPPYTTLDTTPVSREKPFLYLNGGEYRVFLPEKRTNARGTTWGSGTPRGTSLSLSQFYVAKPGVTAATLNAALTQGLHLLLTPGIYHLDQPIQVNRAGTVVLGLGYATLIPDNGVTALRTADVDGVRLAGFLIDAGPVNSSTLLEVGPAGASADHSANPTTVQDVFVRIGGAGAGKATTSMVINSRHTIIDHTWVWRADHGTGVGWETNRADYGIRVNGADVLATGLFVEHFNKYDVQWYGERGRTIFFQNEKAYDAPNQAAIQNGGIKGYAAYKVADSVTAHEGWGLGSYCYYNVDPTIVQHHGFAAPNKPGVKFHNLLVVSLGGNGQYERVVNDTGSPTSGTSTVPSTVVSYP; translated from the coding sequence ATGCCTTCAACCCCCACAGAGGCCCAGGACCCGGGCCCGTCGCCGGTGGCACGGCGTTCCGTACTCGGCGCGATGGCCGGCGCTGCCGCCGCCCCCGGGCTGCTCGGACTGTCCTCACCGGCGTCCGCCGCTCCCGCCGCGCCCGTGAAACAGCCGCAGGCCCTGCCGGGCGGCGGCGACCTCGGCCCGAACGTGATCGTCTTCGACCCGTCCACAGCCGGTATCCAGTCCAGGCTGGACCAGGTCTTCCGCCAGCAGGAGTCGGCCCAGTTCGGCACGGGACGCTTCGCGCTGCTGTTCAAACCGGGGACCTACAACGGGCTCAACGCCCAACTCGGCTTCTACACCTCGATCGCCGGCCTCGGTCTGTCACCGGACGACACCACCATCAACGGCGACGTGACCGTCGACGCGGGTTGGTTCAACGGCAACGCGACCCAGAACTTCTGGCGCTCGGCGGAGAACCTCGCCCTCAGTCCGGTCAACGGCACCAACCGGTGGGCGGTCGCGCAGGCCGCCCCCTTCCGCCGGATGCACATCAAGGGCGGTCTCAATCTCGCGCCGAGCGGCTACGGCTGGGCCAGCGGCGGCTATATCGCCGACAGCCGCGTCGACGGTTCGGTCGGACCCTACTCGCAGCAGCAGTGGTACACCCGCGACAGTTCGGTGGGCGGCTGGGCCAACGCCGTCTGGAACATGGTGTTCTCCGGCGTCCAGGGCGCGCCCGCGCAGTCCTTCCCCAACCCGCCCTACACCACGCTCGACACCACACCGGTCTCCCGGGAGAAGCCGTTCCTCTACCTGAACGGCGGCGAGTACCGCGTCTTCCTGCCGGAGAAGCGCACCAACGCGCGCGGTACCACCTGGGGCAGTGGCACCCCGCGCGGCACGTCGCTGTCGCTCAGCCAGTTCTACGTGGCCAAACCGGGCGTCACCGCCGCCACCCTCAACGCCGCGCTCACCCAGGGTCTCCATCTGCTGCTGACCCCGGGGATCTACCACCTCGACCAGCCGATCCAGGTCAACCGGGCGGGCACCGTGGTCCTCGGCCTCGGTTACGCCACCCTGATCCCGGACAACGGCGTCACCGCGCTCAGGACGGCGGACGTCGACGGGGTGCGGCTGGCCGGCTTCCTGATCGACGCGGGCCCGGTCAACTCGTCCACTCTGCTGGAGGTCGGGCCCGCCGGAGCCTCGGCGGACCACTCCGCGAACCCGACCACCGTGCAGGACGTCTTCGTGCGCATCGGCGGCGCGGGCGCCGGCAAGGCCACCACCAGCATGGTCATCAACAGCCGTCACACGATCATCGACCACACCTGGGTCTGGCGCGCCGACCACGGCACCGGCGTCGGCTGGGAGACCAACCGGGCCGACTACGGCATCCGTGTCAACGGTGCCGACGTCCTGGCCACCGGCCTGTTCGTCGAGCACTTCAACAAGTACGACGTCCAGTGGTACGGCGAGCGCGGACGCACCATCTTCTTCCAGAACGAGAAGGCGTACGACGCGCCGAACCAGGCCGCCATCCAGAACGGCGGGATCAAGGGGTACGCGGCCTACAAGGTCGCCGACTCCGTGACCGCGCACGAGGGATGGGGCCTGGGCAGCTACTGCTACTACAACGTCGATCCGACGATCGTCCAGCACCACGGGTTCGCGGCACCGAACAAGCCGGGGGTCAAGTTCCACAACCTCCTGGTCGTCTCGCTGGGAGGCAACGGGCAGTACGAACGGGTCGTCAACGACACCGGGTCACCCACCTCGGGGACCTCCACCGTGCCGTCCACGGTGGTCTCCTACCCCTGA
- a CDS encoding DUF1996 domain-containing protein, with the protein MARRSKILSGMLMSSALLLTTLGLAGVAMSADPVPGAATSVAAGATGHTGHVMAASTQSSPEDPDGDGYIPANPPVTGVVPSKAEPTHRYFHEFQANCSVTHTRPDDPIVYPGQPGKSHDHTFMGNTTTDAASTTASLDAGSTTCKAPGDRSAYWMPTLLKGNTPVLPVGPQVIYYKAGVTDYTSVRPFPKGLRFVVGNPMQSAADFRNHRGFVEGWECGDSFFNIDFPQQCPNRADVQLNIRFQAPSCWDGAYLDTPNHQSHMAYPVVNPGTNNNICPDDHPVALPMIEFKMAFPVNGDMSQVRLASGAGHSFHYDFFNAWDNPTLKALVDHCVVGGLQCDARGYDQTHPEAGAALDANYRLP; encoded by the coding sequence ATGGCACGGAGATCGAAGATCCTCTCAGGAATGCTGATGTCAAGCGCACTGCTGTTGACCACGCTCGGCCTGGCCGGGGTGGCCATGAGCGCCGACCCCGTCCCCGGCGCGGCGACGTCCGTGGCCGCGGGGGCCACCGGACACACGGGTCATGTGATGGCCGCCTCGACACAGTCCTCGCCCGAGGACCCGGACGGCGACGGGTACATCCCCGCCAACCCGCCGGTGACCGGCGTCGTCCCCTCCAAGGCGGAGCCGACGCACCGTTACTTCCACGAGTTCCAGGCCAACTGCTCGGTGACGCACACCAGGCCGGACGACCCGATCGTCTACCCGGGGCAGCCGGGCAAGTCCCACGACCACACCTTCATGGGCAACACCACGACCGACGCCGCCAGCACCACGGCCTCGCTCGACGCCGGCTCCACCACCTGCAAGGCGCCGGGGGACAGGTCGGCGTACTGGATGCCCACCCTGCTCAAGGGCAACACGCCCGTACTGCCGGTGGGTCCCCAGGTGATCTACTACAAGGCGGGTGTCACCGACTACACCAGCGTGCGGCCCTTCCCCAAGGGGCTGCGGTTCGTCGTCGGCAACCCGATGCAGTCCGCGGCGGACTTCCGCAACCACCGCGGGTTCGTGGAGGGCTGGGAGTGCGGCGACAGCTTCTTCAACATCGACTTCCCGCAGCAGTGTCCGAACAGGGCCGACGTCCAGCTCAACATCCGTTTCCAGGCGCCCAGTTGCTGGGACGGCGCGTACCTGGACACACCCAACCACCAGAGCCACATGGCCTATCCGGTCGTCAACCCCGGCACCAACAACAACATCTGCCCGGACGACCACCCGGTCGCCCTGCCGATGATCGAGTTCAAGATGGCCTTCCCCGTCAACGGTGACATGTCCCAGGTGAGACTGGCGAGCGGCGCGGGTCACTCCTTCCACTACGACTTCTTCAACGCGTGGGACAACCCGACACTGAAGGCGCTCGTCGACCACTGCGTCGTCGGCGGTCTCCAGTGCGACGCCCGCGGCTACGACCAGACCCACCCGGAAGCCGGCGCGGCACTCGACGCGAACTACCGGCTCCCCTGA
- a CDS encoding discoidin domain-containing protein, whose protein sequence is MTSPPRTPVRRVAAPLVAGLLAAGALVALPGPSAHAAATVVKVTGGQGNWQLTVNGSPYQIKGLTWGPAVADADRYMPDLQSMGVNTIRTWGTDASSKPLFDSAAAHGVKVIAGFWLQPGGGPGSGGCVNYLTDTAYKNQVLNEFPQWAATYKDNPGVLMWNVGNESVLGLQNCYSGDELERQRDAYTTLVNDITKKIHAVDPNHPVTSTDAWTGAWPYYKKNAPALDLYAVNAYNAVCDVKSAWQQGGYTKPYIVTETGPAGEWEVPDDANGVPAEPTDQAKADGYTRAWNCVTGHRGVALGATMFHYGTEYDFGGIWFNLLPAGEKRLSYYAVKKAYGADTSRDNTPPVISGLTVEGDAAKVPAGGSLTLSVKATDPNGDPLTYEVLDNSNYIDQSKQLTTLPSTDLGGGRLRVTAPDRPGVWKIYVKVKDGKGNVGVETRSVRVVPPVPSGTNVALGKPATASSSQAGGGDCPCTAAGAVDGNLTTRWASDWSDPQWLRVDLGTRTSFRHVQLVWETSYAKAYTVQTSDDGQNWTTVRSVTDGNGGVDDLDLTGTGRYVRVNGTARGTGWGYSLYEFGVYS, encoded by the coding sequence ATGACCTCACCGCCCCGCACCCCCGTACGCCGCGTCGCGGCCCCCCTCGTCGCCGGACTGCTCGCCGCCGGCGCCCTCGTCGCCCTGCCCGGCCCCTCGGCCCACGCCGCCGCCACCGTGGTGAAGGTGACCGGCGGCCAGGGCAACTGGCAGCTCACCGTGAACGGCAGCCCCTACCAGATCAAGGGCCTGACCTGGGGGCCCGCCGTCGCCGACGCCGACAGATACATGCCCGACCTGCAGTCCATGGGCGTCAACACCATCCGTACCTGGGGCACCGACGCGAGCAGCAAGCCGCTCTTCGACTCCGCGGCCGCCCACGGCGTCAAGGTGATCGCCGGCTTCTGGCTGCAACCCGGCGGCGGCCCCGGCAGCGGCGGCTGCGTGAACTACCTGACGGACACCGCCTACAAGAACCAGGTGCTCAACGAATTCCCCCAGTGGGCCGCCACCTACAAGGACAACCCCGGCGTCCTGATGTGGAACGTCGGCAACGAGTCCGTGCTCGGGCTGCAGAACTGCTACAGCGGTGACGAACTGGAGCGCCAGCGCGACGCGTACACCACGCTGGTCAACGACATCACCAAGAAGATCCACGCCGTCGACCCCAACCACCCGGTCACCTCCACCGACGCGTGGACCGGCGCCTGGCCCTACTACAAGAAGAACGCGCCCGCCCTGGACCTGTACGCCGTCAACGCCTACAACGCCGTCTGCGACGTGAAGTCGGCCTGGCAGCAGGGCGGTTACACCAAGCCCTACATCGTCACCGAGACCGGCCCGGCGGGCGAGTGGGAGGTCCCGGACGACGCCAACGGCGTCCCCGCGGAGCCCACCGACCAGGCCAAGGCCGACGGATACACGCGGGCGTGGAACTGCGTCACCGGACACAGGGGCGTGGCGCTCGGTGCCACGATGTTCCACTACGGCACCGAGTACGACTTCGGCGGCATCTGGTTCAACCTGCTGCCCGCGGGCGAGAAACGGCTGTCGTACTACGCGGTGAAGAAGGCGTACGGCGCGGACACCTCCCGCGACAACACCCCGCCGGTCATCTCCGGCCTGACCGTCGAGGGAGACGCGGCCAAGGTTCCGGCGGGAGGTTCCCTCACCCTCTCGGTGAAGGCCACGGACCCCAACGGTGACCCCCTCACGTACGAGGTGCTGGACAACAGCAACTACATCGACCAGAGCAAGCAGTTGACCACGCTGCCCTCCACCGACCTCGGCGGCGGCCGTCTCCGGGTGACCGCGCCGGACCGGCCCGGCGTCTGGAAGATCTACGTCAAGGTCAAGGACGGCAAGGGCAACGTGGGTGTGGAGACCCGCTCCGTGCGGGTGGTGCCGCCCGTCCCGAGCGGTACGAACGTCGCCCTCGGCAAGCCGGCCACCGCGTCCTCCTCCCAGGCCGGCGGCGGTGACTGCCCCTGCACCGCCGCGGGAGCCGTCGACGGGAACCTCACCACGCGCTGGGCCAGCGACTGGAGCGACCCCCAGTGGCTCCGCGTCGACCTCGGCACCCGCACCTCGTTCCGGCACGTACAACTGGTCTGGGAGACCTCGTACGCCAAGGCCTACACCGTGCAGACGTCGGACGACGGACAGAACTGGACCACCGTCCGCTCGGTCACCGACGGCAACGGCGGTGTCGACGACCTCGACCTCACGGGCACCGGCCGTTATGTGCGCGTCAACGGCACCGCCCGCGGGACCGGATGGGGCTACTCGCTCTACGAGTTCGGTGTCTACAGCTGA